Sequence from the Rickettsiales bacterium genome:
GAGGGGGCATCATCGCCTACGATAAGCAGCAGGTTTTTATATTGTGCGGGATCGGCATATTCCATCACGACGCCGTCATCATCCACGAGGTGAAGGCTGCTATTATGCTGCCAGATTGCCACCGGCGCACGCTCCTCAATCTGCACATCAAGCTGGTTGGGCAGAATACGTGCAATCTGGACATGTTTAATATGGGGAATCGCTTCCAGTGCCTGCTTCATTTCCGGCAGCGAGATGGCGAGAATAGGGGTGCCGGAGGTAACATTCATGGCCTGGGTGATTTCGGCGACGGGCGTTGCAACGCGGCCCTGCAGATAAATGCTTTTCAGGCTGAAGCCCATTCCTGCTGTAACACCCCAGAATTTATGGGAAATATTATCCGCCAGCGCGGCTGCTTTATGGGTATGGCACAGCCACCACCCGCCGATGGAGAAAAACGTGAACAGGAAAATGAAAGACATCAGTAGGCAACGGCGTGAAGTAATCTTCCACCACTGGCGCACGGCGCGCTTGCGGTTGAGCTTCTGACTTTCTTTCTGCCGTTTTGTAAGCCTGCTCTGTTTCATACGTCCGGTTCTCTTAATCGCTCCCGCTTCGGCCTGCTGGCCTTCGCGATGAGCCTGACGCCTACGGCAGCTCAAAGACGCAGCCTGCTGACTGCGTGTCCTTTAACCGCCCATTCATCACTCTCCGAGCTTAGCCCCTTTGATCATCCGATCAACGAGTTCATTAAACCCTATTCCGGCGTAATTTGCAATCTCCGGCGATA
This genomic interval carries:
- a CDS encoding cell division protein FtsQ/DivIB, with the translated sequence MSCRRRQAHREGQQAEAGAIKRTGRMKQSRLTKRQKESQKLNRKRAVRQWWKITSRRCLLMSFIFLFTFFSIGGWWLCHTHKAAALADNISHKFWGVTAGMGFSLKSIYLQGRVATPVAEITQAMNVTSGTPILAISLPEMKQALEAIPHIKHVQIARILPNQLDVQIEERAPVAIWQHNSSLHLVDDDGVVMEYADPAQYKNLLLIVGDDAPSHTHDLFVMLAEEPQLYKNVAAVLRIGERRWNVRFKNGIELKLPEKDATVAWKNFADMENKNHILERAIQSVDMRLSDRIFIKYAPSEMPPATKNSGRET